Proteins encoded within one genomic window of Citricoccus muralis:
- a CDS encoding SDR family NAD(P)-dependent oxidoreductase has protein sequence MSDSTPDSAASTPSTPAPDRPCAVVSGATSGIGRAVVDQLTEHGWQVIALGRSRQRLDELAAHPQITSMALDLTADDLSTVMPERVDAVVHAAGLLPTASIEEITDAEWDEVFAVNVTAAMRLARAGLPALRRSQGTIVFLNSGAGVFDRPKNTVYGATKHALRGFANGLRADVEHDGVRVTSVYPGPTDTPMLAEPKDRSVMIQPATVARAVVGAILASDDTQLTDIHVRPRAELR, from the coding sequence ATGAGTGATTCCACCCCCGACTCCGCAGCCAGCACCCCCAGCACCCCTGCTCCCGACCGGCCATGCGCCGTCGTCAGCGGAGCCACCAGCGGCATCGGCCGCGCCGTCGTTGACCAGCTCACCGAGCACGGTTGGCAGGTCATTGCCCTGGGACGCAGCCGCCAGCGTCTGGATGAGCTGGCCGCCCACCCGCAGATCACCTCCATGGCCCTGGATCTCACCGCCGATGATCTCAGCACCGTGATGCCCGAGCGCGTCGATGCCGTGGTGCACGCGGCCGGACTGCTGCCCACCGCCTCCATCGAGGAGATCACCGATGCCGAATGGGATGAGGTCTTCGCCGTCAACGTTACCGCGGCCATGCGCTTGGCCCGCGCTGGCCTGCCTGCGTTGCGCCGTTCCCAGGGCACCATCGTGTTTCTGAACTCCGGGGCCGGTGTGTTCGATCGGCCGAAGAACACCGTCTACGGGGCCACCAAGCACGCCCTGCGCGGTTTCGCCAACGGGCTGCGCGCTGATGTGGAACACGACGGCGTCCGCGTCACCTCGGTGTACCCGGGACCCACGGATACCCCGATGCTCGCCGAGCCGAAGGACCGCTCCGTGATGATCCAGCCCGCCACCGTCGCCCGCGCGGTGGTCGGGGCGATCCTCGCCAGCGACGACACCCAGCTCACCGACATCCACGTCCGCCCCCGCGCCGAGCTCCGCTGA
- a CDS encoding peptidylprolyl isomerase has translation MTIATHQATVHTNQGDIVVDLFGNHAPKTVQNFIGLATGEQAWVDPETGEERTGTPLYNGTIFHRIIRDFMIQGGDPLGQGFGGPGYQFDDEIHPDLNFNEPYKLAMANAGIRNGRGTNGSQFFITSVPTTWLQGKHTIFGEVNDEASQQIVDALNGVATGANDKPVEDVVIESIEITELAG, from the coding sequence ATGACTATCGCAACGCATCAGGCAACCGTCCATACCAACCAGGGCGACATCGTCGTGGACCTGTTCGGCAACCACGCGCCGAAGACCGTCCAGAACTTCATCGGCCTGGCCACGGGTGAGCAGGCCTGGGTCGACCCGGAGACCGGCGAAGAGCGCACCGGCACCCCGCTGTACAACGGCACCATCTTCCACCGGATCATCCGCGACTTCATGATCCAGGGCGGCGACCCGCTGGGCCAGGGCTTCGGAGGACCGGGCTACCAGTTCGACGACGAGATCCACCCGGACCTCAACTTCAACGAGCCCTACAAGCTGGCCATGGCCAACGCTGGCATCCGCAACGGCCGCGGCACCAACGGGTCGCAGTTCTTCATCACCTCCGTGCCCACCACGTGGCTGCAGGGCAAGCACACCATCTTCGGTGAGGTGAACGACGAGGCTTCGCAGCAGATCGTGGATGCCCTCAACGGCGTGGCCACCGGCGCTAACGACAAGCCGGTCGAGGACGTCGTCATCGAGTCCATCGAGATCACCGAGCTCGCCGGCTGA
- a CDS encoding cell division protein CrgA, whose translation MPESRSRKSAKNRSDAARGERSAQLGYDAEAEAEPLPTWYKAIMFGLMIVGLLWICLYYISQGALPVQPLGGWNIVVGFGIAIIGFLMTTRWR comes from the coding sequence GTGCCAGAGTCGAGATCCCGGAAATCCGCCAAGAATCGCTCCGACGCCGCCCGCGGCGAGCGTAGCGCCCAGCTCGGCTACGATGCCGAAGCGGAAGCCGAGCCGCTACCCACCTGGTACAAAGCCATCATGTTCGGGCTGATGATCGTCGGTCTGCTGTGGATCTGCCTGTACTACATCAGCCAGGGTGCGCTACCGGTGCAGCCTCTGGGTGGTTGGAACATCGTGGTCGGCTTCGGCATCGCCATCATCGGCTTCCTGATGACCACTCGCTGGCGCTAA
- a CDS encoding NtaA/DmoA family FMN-dependent monooxygenase (This protein belongs to a clade of FMN-dependent monooxygenases, within a broader family of flavin-dependent oxidoreductases, the luciferase-like monooxygenase (LMM) family, some of whose members use coenzyme F420 rather than FMN.) yields MAAQRRPLILSAFLMNTTSHIIGGAWRREESQQHRFNELGLWVDLVRDLEDAGFDIAFFADVVGLYGDYEGGWASHLRKGLQIPSNDPLVLISALAATTRRIGLAMTSSVIQAHPFTFARQLSTLDHLSGGRVGWNVVTSALENSHRNFGGAELTSHGDRYNLAEEYLDVAYKLWEGSWDDGALLQDKTVEHSRGRGLHADPAKVAKIHHASENYRIEGPHLSAPSPQRTPFLFQAGSSPRGQEVAARHAEATFSMAPRRDIAAAHAAEVRRRAVEFGRDPQDVKFIQGLSFVVGSTEAEAQQKARELDDAIDVEALIAHTGGSLGLDLGYLPLDTPINDIETEGAQGHLSEIRKMTKDGTMTLRDLAHFRAQSTRVVGTPEQIADELAAWQDAGIDGVNLINSSIPGSYHEFIAQVLPVLRERGLARSLEEIQQLGESGATLRGAVTGQDRLPDSHPAARYRGAFAEYSAAATERSRDEVLGGEAQLSSTAPR; encoded by the coding sequence ATGGCCGCACAGCGCCGTCCACTCATCCTGTCCGCCTTCCTGATGAACACCACCAGCCACATCATCGGCGGCGCGTGGCGTCGGGAGGAATCCCAGCAGCACCGGTTCAATGAGCTTGGCCTGTGGGTGGATCTGGTGCGCGATCTGGAGGACGCCGGTTTCGACATCGCGTTCTTCGCCGATGTGGTGGGCCTCTACGGCGACTACGAGGGCGGCTGGGCCTCGCACCTGCGCAAGGGCCTGCAGATTCCCTCGAATGACCCGCTGGTGTTGATTTCCGCGTTGGCGGCGACCACCCGGCGCATCGGCCTGGCCATGACCTCCTCGGTCATCCAGGCCCACCCCTTTACCTTCGCCCGGCAGCTCTCCACCCTGGATCACCTCTCCGGCGGACGCGTGGGCTGGAATGTGGTGACCTCCGCTCTGGAGAACTCGCACCGCAATTTCGGCGGCGCCGAGCTGACCAGCCACGGTGACCGCTACAACCTGGCCGAAGAGTACCTCGACGTCGCCTATAAGCTGTGGGAAGGCTCCTGGGACGACGGCGCGCTGCTGCAGGACAAGACCGTGGAGCATTCCCGCGGGCGTGGGCTGCACGCCGATCCGGCCAAGGTGGCGAAAATCCATCACGCCTCCGAGAACTACCGGATCGAAGGGCCCCACCTCTCGGCTCCCTCGCCGCAGCGCACCCCGTTCCTGTTCCAGGCCGGCTCCTCGCCCCGCGGTCAGGAAGTGGCCGCCCGACACGCCGAGGCCACCTTCTCGATGGCCCCGCGCCGCGACATCGCCGCCGCCCACGCGGCCGAGGTGCGCCGTCGTGCCGTGGAATTCGGACGCGATCCCCAGGACGTGAAGTTCATCCAGGGGCTCTCCTTCGTGGTCGGCTCCACGGAAGCGGAGGCACAACAGAAGGCGCGCGAGCTCGATGACGCTATCGACGTCGAGGCGCTGATCGCCCACACCGGTGGCTCCCTGGGCCTCGACCTGGGCTACCTGCCACTGGACACCCCCATCAACGACATCGAGACCGAGGGCGCGCAGGGGCATCTGTCCGAGATCCGGAAGATGACCAAAGACGGCACGATGACGCTGCGAGATCTGGCGCATTTCCGGGCCCAATCCACCCGCGTGGTGGGCACCCCGGAGCAGATCGCCGACGAACTGGCCGCCTGGCAGGACGCCGGCATCGACGGGGTGAATCTGATCAACTCGTCCATCCCGGGGTCGTACCACGAGTTCATCGCACAGGTTCTGCCGGTGCTGCGTGAGCGTGGACTGGCCCGCAGCCTCGAGGAGATCCAGCAGCTGGGCGAATCCGGTGCCACGTTGCGCGGTGCAGTGACCGGCCAGGATCGACTGCCGGATTCGCACCCAGCCGCCCGGTATCGGGGCGCGTTCGCCGAGTACTCGGCAGCGGCCACCGAGCGCAGCCGGGACGAGGTGCTCGGTGGGGAGGCTCAGCTAAGCAGCACCGCTCCGCGGTAA
- a CDS encoding rhomboid family intramembrane serine protease, protein MSYVRCQRCDRPACPQCQRSAEVGVQCVDCVASAQRNLPAEHRPPRFADKHGQPIPVVTYVLIALCGLAYVAQWATNGLSTGVTESLWYAGFYTSAASLDSQFAALSGIGFEPWRMLTSAFLHSMSSPMHLLLNMVVLWMMGRTLEPALGWARFLAIYLISAFGGSVAVLLLANPLAPVVGASGAVYGLFAALFLMIRRIGGSVVSIGALIAVNLVISVVWSGISWQAHVGGLVVGAACAAVLLFQPKSDQTLVGAEEAAQRRRRIRRRQWWGLAGVVVILMVITAIGAMQITPESLLAARG, encoded by the coding sequence GTGTCCTATGTCCGTTGTCAGCGCTGCGACCGGCCCGCCTGCCCGCAGTGCCAGCGTTCGGCCGAGGTCGGCGTCCAGTGTGTGGACTGCGTGGCCTCGGCGCAGCGCAACCTCCCCGCCGAGCATCGTCCACCGCGTTTCGCAGACAAGCACGGCCAGCCGATTCCTGTGGTCACCTATGTTTTGATTGCCCTGTGCGGGCTGGCCTATGTAGCGCAGTGGGCCACCAATGGTCTGTCCACCGGAGTGACCGAGTCCCTCTGGTACGCCGGTTTCTATACCTCCGCCGCCAGCCTCGACTCCCAGTTCGCCGCCCTTAGCGGCATCGGATTCGAACCCTGGCGCATGCTCACCTCGGCCTTCCTGCATTCCATGTCCTCTCCCATGCATCTGCTGCTGAACATGGTCGTGCTGTGGATGATGGGCCGCACCCTGGAGCCAGCCCTGGGTTGGGCGCGCTTTCTCGCGATCTATCTCATCAGCGCCTTCGGCGGTTCGGTAGCTGTGCTGCTGCTGGCCAACCCGTTGGCACCCGTGGTGGGAGCCTCCGGTGCCGTCTATGGTCTCTTTGCCGCCCTGTTCCTGATGATCCGACGCATCGGCGGCTCGGTGGTGTCGATCGGTGCGCTGATCGCCGTGAACCTGGTGATTTCCGTGGTCTGGTCCGGGATCTCTTGGCAGGCTCACGTGGGCGGATTGGTGGTCGGCGCGGCCTGCGCGGCCGTGCTGTTGTTCCAGCCGAAGAGCGATCAGACGCTCGTCGGTGCCGAAGAAGCAGCGCAGCGACGGCGGCGGATACGCCGCCGCCAATGGTGGGGACTGGCCGGAGTTGTCGTGATCCTGATGGTGATCACCGCGATCGGCGCCATGCAGATCACCCCCGAGTCACTACTGGCTGCTCGCGGCTGA